From Desulfonatronum thioautotrophicum, the proteins below share one genomic window:
- a CDS encoding GNAT family N-acetyltransferase, translating into MGRYPLPVVILARLAVDLGWQGRGLGVGMLQDAIRRTFSIADQAGIRALLTHPVDEDAESFYRRFGFVSSPVSRRQLLLLLKDAKKYLAANRFDWMHRFP; encoded by the coding sequence ATGGGACGGTATCCCCTCCCCGTGGTCATTTTGGCTAGGCTGGCCGTTGACCTGGGATGGCAAGGCCGCGGGCTCGGCGTCGGCATGTTGCAGGATGCCATTCGGCGCACATTCAGTATTGCGGATCAGGCAGGCATCAGGGCGCTTCTGACCCACCCCGTGGACGAGGATGCCGAATCCTTTTACCGTCGCTTTGGCTTCGTTTCCTCTCCCGTCAGCAGGCGGCAACTTCTGCTGCTGCTCAAGGATGCCAAAAAGTATCTGGCGGCGAACCGGTTTGATTGGATGCATCGCTTCCCGTGA